From Rhizobium favelukesii, the proteins below share one genomic window:
- the zwf gene encoding glucose-6-phosphate dehydrogenase — MAAAPIPPATLVIFGATGDLTQRLLIPAIINLTRSGLVGDDLNILGVGIEPGDDASLVARLDGFLSGLSEPILPETDDAWRRLRQRISYISGDFTQDGIFLEIKKHLTRCNAAFYLAVPPQFFGTLVEKLAEQGLTREADGCFRRIAIEKPFGTDLASARALNARILSNVAESQVYRLDHFLGKETVQNILTARFANMMIEALWNNNYIDHVQITAAETVDVGTRGKFYDATGALRDMVPNHLFQLLAMIAMEAPNGFGAEAIRTEKSKALSALRICTPEEAVTHAVRGAYTAGKLDGNDITAFRQAKDVSPDSNTETFVALKLFVDTWRWAGVPFYLRTGKAMKARDTEIVVTFRQVPFAQFRETDVKRQLPPNRMVIQVQPDEGLSVEISIKSPGLSVDTVPVSLDFRYADKFDIGKMTGYESLLYDLFIGDQTLFQRADGIEAGWAAVQPFLDIWAKISETPEAYAPGSMGPSCAEELIRRDGREWHELGVIIHNHIRK, encoded by the coding sequence ATGGCCGCCGCCCCCATTCCGCCAGCCACACTTGTCATTTTCGGTGCTACGGGCGACCTGACGCAACGCCTGCTGATACCGGCGATCATCAATCTGACGCGAAGCGGATTGGTCGGCGACGATCTCAACATTCTCGGCGTCGGCATAGAGCCGGGCGACGACGCTTCGCTGGTGGCACGACTGGACGGTTTCCTTTCCGGACTGAGCGAACCGATCCTGCCGGAGACGGACGATGCATGGCGACGGCTGCGTCAGCGAATCTCCTACATTTCAGGCGATTTCACCCAGGACGGCATATTCCTCGAGATCAAGAAGCACCTGACGCGCTGCAACGCGGCCTTCTATCTCGCCGTGCCGCCGCAGTTTTTCGGAACGCTTGTCGAAAAGCTGGCCGAACAGGGCCTGACCCGCGAGGCTGACGGATGCTTCCGCCGGATTGCCATCGAAAAGCCTTTCGGCACCGACCTCGCCTCGGCCCGCGCGTTGAACGCCCGCATTCTCAGCAACGTCGCCGAGAGCCAGGTCTATCGCCTCGACCACTTCCTGGGGAAGGAAACGGTGCAGAACATTCTGACCGCCCGCTTCGCCAACATGATGATCGAGGCGCTCTGGAACAACAACTATATCGACCACGTACAGATCACGGCCGCCGAAACGGTCGACGTCGGTACGCGCGGCAAATTCTACGACGCCACCGGCGCGCTGCGCGACATGGTCCCCAATCACCTGTTCCAGCTGCTGGCGATGATCGCGATGGAGGCCCCGAACGGTTTTGGCGCAGAGGCGATCCGTACCGAGAAGAGCAAGGCGCTGAGCGCGCTTCGCATCTGCACACCGGAGGAGGCAGTCACCCATGCCGTGCGCGGCGCCTATACGGCCGGCAAGCTCGATGGCAACGACATCACGGCGTTCCGCCAGGCCAAGGATGTATCGCCCGACAGCAACACCGAAACCTTCGTCGCGCTGAAGCTCTTTGTCGATACATGGCGTTGGGCAGGCGTGCCGTTTTATTTGAGAACCGGCAAGGCGATGAAGGCGCGCGATACGGAGATCGTGGTGACTTTTCGGCAGGTGCCGTTCGCGCAGTTTCGTGAGACCGACGTGAAGCGGCAACTGCCGCCGAACAGGATGGTCATCCAGGTCCAGCCGGATGAGGGGCTGAGCGTCGAGATCTCCATCAAGTCACCCGGCCTTTCCGTGGACACCGTCCCCGTCTCGCTCGACTTCCGCTATGCCGACAAATTCGACATCGGCAAGATGACCGGATACGAGTCCCTCCTCTACGATCTCTTCATCGGCGACCAGACGCTCTTCCAGCGCGCCGACGGCATCGAAGCCGGCTGGGCGGCCGTGCAGCCATTCCTCGATATCTGGGCGAAAATCAGCGAAACTCCGGAGGCCTATGCACCGGGGAGCATGGGTCCGTCTTGCGCCGAGGAACTCATCCGGCGCGATGGCCGAGAATGGCACGAGCTGGGTGTGATCATCCACAACCACATTCGAAAGTAA
- the tam gene encoding trans-aconitate 2-methyltransferase, with protein MAWSASQYGKFEDERTRPARDLLAQVPLEHVRRAVDLGCGPGNSTELIVERFGAAGVSGLDSDLNMLEAARNRMPGTPFVEADLATWQPSEPADLLFANAVFQWLPNHLDIFDRLINGLAPGGVLAVQMPDNLTEPTHLLMEETAHVGPWKAAFEAQSVRRQPLPLPSTYYSRLIGKAARVDIWHTAYNHPMADAAAIVEWVKGTGLRPYLDHAGDEHRDAFLADYLGRVERAYPKMSDGRVLLRFPRIFMVAVKA; from the coding sequence ATGGCGTGGTCTGCCAGCCAGTATGGCAAATTCGAAGATGAACGCACGCGTCCGGCACGCGATCTGTTGGCGCAGGTGCCGCTTGAGCACGTCCGTCGTGCGGTGGACCTCGGCTGCGGGCCGGGCAACTCGACTGAGCTGATCGTCGAGCGTTTCGGGGCGGCTGGTGTCTCCGGTCTGGACAGCGACTTGAACATGCTGGAGGCCGCCCGCAACCGTATGCCCGGCACGCCCTTCGTCGAGGCCGATCTTGCCACCTGGCAGCCAAGCGAACCGGCTGACCTGCTCTTTGCCAATGCCGTCTTCCAGTGGCTGCCGAACCACCTGGACATTTTCGACCGCTTGATAAACGGACTTGCGCCGGGCGGCGTCCTGGCGGTGCAGATGCCGGACAACCTGACCGAGCCAACCCATCTGTTGATGGAGGAGACGGCGCATGTCGGGCCCTGGAAAGCCGCCTTCGAAGCGCAGAGCGTTCGCCGTCAGCCGCTGCCGCTGCCCTCCACCTACTACAGCCGGCTCATCGGCAAGGCTGCCCGCGTCGACATCTGGCATACCGCCTACAACCACCCGATGGCGGATGCTGCGGCGATCGTCGAATGGGTCAAAGGAACAGGTCTCAGGCCTTATCTCGACCACGCCGGCGACGAGCATCGCGACGCGTTTCTGGCCGACTACCTCGGCCGCGTGGAAAGGGCCTACCCGAAGATGTCGGACGGCCGCGTATTGCTGCGGTTCCCGCGGATCTTCATGGTTGCCGTCAAGGCTTGA
- a CDS encoding hemolysin family protein — MIQGVLTLAERSAKSVMTPRMDIDWLDLDAPRAELRHRILDLGHSRFPVARGSLDNFIGIASARDLLRDIIVDGAINPERSIRQPLVVHESISALKLMEQLRQSSQAVAIVLDEYGDLEGMVTPTDLLEAIAGEFPDEDEEKLTIERGEDGSLTVDGWIDIRHAPRLLDADLIDETDRYSTLAGFILWHLGHLPHEGEGFTAGEPPSRSSNWTAATSTRCASSVSRKLHNQGKLHGVVCQPVWQIRR; from the coding sequence ATGATCCAGGGCGTGCTAACGCTTGCGGAGCGGTCGGCCAAGTCGGTGATGACGCCGCGCATGGACATCGACTGGCTCGACCTCGACGCACCGCGGGCCGAACTCCGGCACCGTATCCTCGACCTCGGCCATTCGCGTTTCCCGGTTGCCCGTGGCAGTCTGGACAATTTCATCGGCATCGCCAGCGCTCGCGACCTGTTGCGCGACATCATCGTCGACGGCGCGATCAACCCTGAGCGCTCCATTCGCCAGCCGCTGGTGGTGCACGAGAGCATCAGCGCACTGAAGCTGATGGAGCAACTGCGCCAATCCAGCCAAGCCGTCGCCATCGTGCTCGACGAATACGGCGATCTTGAAGGCATGGTGACGCCGACCGACCTCCTGGAGGCGATTGCCGGCGAATTCCCTGATGAGGACGAGGAAAAGCTCACGATCGAACGCGGCGAGGACGGCTCGTTGACTGTCGACGGCTGGATCGACATTCGTCATGCCCCCAGGCTGCTCGACGCAGATCTCATCGATGAGACGGACAGATATTCGACGCTCGCCGGCTTCATTCTCTGGCATCTCGGCCATCTTCCGCACGAAGGAGAAGGCTTTACAGCGGGCGAGCCGCCTTCGAGGTCGTCAAATTGGACGGCCGCAACATCGACAAGGTGCGCGTCCAGCGTATCGAGGAAGCTGCATAATCAAGGAAAGCTCCATGGCGTGGTCTGCCAGCCAGTATGGCAAATTCGAAGATGA
- a CDS encoding CYTH domain-containing protein → MSSEIEIKLELSTEALESLLGSDLLGEPEKVLEQPSTYFDTVERRPFQEGFSLRIRRSGAACMQTVTATGPSKSLFGRSEWETPIDGEEPVLDHSSPLLSEFGSDLAVEPVFDVDVERRVWNVKENGSLIEVVVDQGEAMSGDRQSAIREVELELKDGDRKDLFILARKVDGIVPSRFGVRSKSEKGFALVDQQRSVFKAEGSSPPKRKT, encoded by the coding sequence TTGTCGTCCGAAATCGAAATCAAGCTTGAACTGTCAACCGAGGCCTTGGAGTCTCTTCTTGGTTCCGACCTTCTCGGCGAACCCGAGAAAGTTCTGGAGCAGCCGTCGACCTACTTCGATACCGTCGAGCGGAGGCCCTTCCAGGAAGGCTTCTCACTCCGCATCCGGCGAAGCGGCGCCGCCTGCATGCAGACGGTGACGGCCACCGGACCCAGCAAGTCCCTCTTTGGGCGGTCTGAATGGGAAACTCCCATCGACGGGGAGGAACCCGTTCTCGACCATTCGAGCCCGCTGTTGAGCGAGTTCGGGAGCGACCTCGCCGTAGAGCCGGTATTCGACGTCGATGTGGAAAGACGCGTCTGGAACGTGAAGGAGAACGGGTCGCTCATCGAGGTCGTGGTCGATCAGGGCGAGGCCATGTCCGGCGACCGACAATCGGCCATCCGTGAAGTCGAACTCGAACTGAAAGATGGCGACCGAAAAGACCTGTTCATCCTCGCGCGTAAGGTCGACGGGATCGTCCCGTCCCGGTTCGGCGTCCGCTCCAAGTCAGAAAAAGGATTCGCGCTCGTTGATCAGCAGAGGTCCGTCTTCAAGGCGGAGGGGTCTTCTCCTCCGAAGAGAAAGACATGA
- a CDS encoding NUDIX hydrolase yields the protein MKAMLEEEHRTAAGASPFARDVRQAGAVCYRRNKNGDLRILLVGSRRYGRWGVPKGHLDPGETTAAAALREAFEEAGVEGLVTPDVFGSFSYRKDSAPHQYQVSVHLFEVSRLATEFPEKAMRKQKWFPLKIAIRDVAQPGLRTLL from the coding sequence ATGAAGGCGATGCTTGAGGAAGAACACCGAACTGCTGCAGGTGCCAGTCCCTTCGCGCGCGACGTCCGACAGGCAGGTGCGGTCTGTTATCGGCGAAACAAGAACGGCGACCTCAGGATCCTGCTGGTCGGAAGCCGCCGATACGGACGATGGGGCGTTCCCAAAGGACACCTCGATCCTGGCGAAACAACCGCGGCAGCAGCGCTGCGCGAAGCCTTCGAGGAAGCCGGCGTCGAAGGCTTGGTCACTCCGGATGTCTTCGGTTCGTTCTCGTATCGGAAGGACAGTGCACCCCATCAGTATCAGGTCTCGGTCCATCTGTTCGAGGTCTCCCGCTTGGCGACGGAGTTCCCTGAAAAGGCAATGCGGAAGCAGAAGTGGTTCCCGCTCAAGATTGCCATTCGAGACGTCGCTCAGCCGGGGCTGCGGACGCTCCTTTAA
- a CDS encoding gamma-glutamylcyclotransferase family protein has protein sequence MDAEHRLATYGSLAPGEVNHGQLDGLRGTWRKGTVRGRLLEAGWGAGIGFPGLVLDDEAFEVPVSVFESPDLPEHWKRLDEFEGESYQRVVAMVTVGGGVQVEAFVYALAKMT, from the coding sequence ATGGACGCCGAACATCGTCTCGCGACGTATGGAAGCCTCGCGCCCGGCGAGGTCAATCACGGACAGCTCGACGGCCTTCGCGGCACCTGGCGAAAGGGCACCGTCCGTGGCCGACTTCTTGAGGCCGGATGGGGAGCGGGGATTGGCTTTCCCGGTCTCGTGCTTGATGACGAAGCCTTCGAAGTCCCTGTTTCAGTATTCGAATCCCCGGACCTTCCGGAACACTGGAAGCGTCTCGACGAGTTCGAGGGTGAAAGCTATCAGCGTGTCGTCGCCATGGTCACGGTTGGAGGAGGCGTGCAGGTTGAAGCATTCGTCTACGCATTGGCGAAGATGACCTAA
- a CDS encoding DUF6634 family protein translates to MNEVPTEAELEAAPILEGWVLESPSDSRPWLYGWFFGHPEIDDGDHGHTAPVLDMDRGSPARWARTESRLYRLGLSYPPAEREIRYWAQKLRRRRHLPLGEAPGGGNDIDAMIAFIREEKPFREQKLTRMEHAYGEEQEQMAAGR, encoded by the coding sequence ATGAACGAGGTCCCGACAGAAGCCGAGCTGGAAGCCGCGCCCATCCTTGAGGGGTGGGTGCTTGAGAGCCCGTCCGATAGCAGGCCGTGGCTCTACGGCTGGTTTTTCGGCCACCCGGAAATCGACGATGGTGATCACGGGCACACGGCTCCCGTCTTAGATATGGATAGAGGGAGCCCCGCCCGTTGGGCGAGGACGGAGAGCCGCCTGTATCGGCTTGGTTTATCCTATCCCCCGGCCGAGCGAGAAATCCGCTATTGGGCGCAAAAGCTTCGTAGACGCCGTCATCTCCCATTGGGAGAAGCACCCGGAGGTGGGAACGACATCGATGCCATGATCGCGTTCATCCGCGAGGAGAAGCCCTTCCGAGAGCAGAAGCTTACGCGCATGGAGCATGCCTACGGGGAGGAACAAGAGCAAATGGCCGCTGGGCGATGA
- a CDS encoding DUF6030 family protein, whose translation MALLMGLCCLAIIGVVALSSAPYWHHLVTGSAHPVVHNEALSSQPTGDAIAEPVGSRSSTLNEARLFEAPIYELASQFTRTWRISGPQICAAFRDAGIEATEWRAASMRSVSYECYFQRIYERDEVRPLRSTFLRVRGNAWGEVLEVSGRIVGPTTEDQGSLDPSLMRIFNVLVSQATWGDFQDTLVPIQKLLDVRSERFGASFEFTRELSHENSYDFTLVLSQTSNEQTRTRAYFSQERWMVNPDYRRIRPVLPMLSGR comes from the coding sequence ATGGCGCTCCTCATGGGGCTCTGCTGCCTTGCAATCATAGGTGTCGTTGCACTGTCGAGCGCGCCCTATTGGCACCATCTCGTGACAGGCAGCGCACATCCGGTTGTTCACAATGAGGCCCTGTCCTCTCAGCCGACTGGGGATGCGATTGCAGAGCCCGTCGGTTCACGATCCTCTACGTTGAATGAAGCGCGCCTTTTCGAGGCTCCAATTTATGAACTGGCCAGCCAGTTCACCCGCACCTGGCGGATTTCCGGACCCCAAATCTGTGCAGCGTTTCGAGACGCCGGCATTGAGGCGACAGAGTGGCGCGCCGCTTCCATGCGCAGTGTGAGTTACGAATGCTACTTTCAGCGCATTTACGAACGAGACGAGGTTCGTCCTCTACGCTCGACCTTCCTGCGCGTTCGCGGGAACGCGTGGGGAGAGGTCCTTGAGGTCAGTGGTAGAATTGTAGGGCCGACGACGGAAGATCAAGGAAGCCTCGATCCGTCCCTTATGCGCATCTTCAATGTTCTGGTCAGCCAAGCAACGTGGGGAGACTTTCAGGACACGCTGGTCCCGATCCAGAAACTATTGGATGTCCGATCCGAGCGCTTCGGTGCATCTTTCGAGTTCACACGAGAACTGAGCCACGAGAACAGTTACGATTTCACCCTGGTCCTTTCCCAGACCTCCAACGAGCAGACTCGTACGAGAGCGTATTTCTCCCAGGAGAGATGGATGGTCAATCCGGATTACAGGAGGATACGTCCCGTGCTTCCAATGCTGTCGGGCCGATAA
- a CDS encoding IS701 family transposase, giving the protein MSEQHDCSREPGDAVPHILRKWLSPFRFWFTAPSWEHLLVLVMGALLSPGKRTVTACLRITGRAEVSNFAAYHQLLNRARWNPRTLAARLLSIIVARLVPEGPVVIGMDDTIERRWGQRIAARGIYRDPVRSSHGHFVKASGLRWLSFMVLSPVPWAKCIKALPVLTILCPSERHDQKKGRKHKLLTDWARQGVLQLCRWLPGREIIFVGDSSFAVHTLAAALPDTATLITRLRLDASLFAPPDQRHEHTLGRPAQKGRPLPKLKTLLKDAKTEWQRIVASSWYGKQTDKTLDVTSGTGLWYRRGTPPRPIRWVLVRDPSGRREPQAFMSTNVNLEPAQIIAYFVRRWQIEVTFAETRAHLGVETQRQWNDKAIMRTTPSLLALYSLVTLWACDLLGHGVLPYAAAWYKKTEFTFSDAIGAVRMILWDQDIYRQHPPDPDIPETQPSRLKRMTQALCFAA; this is encoded by the coding sequence ATGAGCGAACAACATGATTGTAGCCGTGAGCCGGGAGACGCGGTCCCCCACATCCTTCGCAAATGGCTGTCGCCGTTTCGTTTCTGGTTTACCGCGCCAAGCTGGGAGCATCTGCTGGTCCTGGTGATGGGTGCGCTCCTTTCGCCTGGCAAGCGAACGGTGACGGCCTGCCTGCGCATCACCGGACGCGCGGAGGTAAGTAATTTTGCCGCCTATCATCAACTCCTCAACCGAGCCCGCTGGAACCCTCGCACGTTGGCGGCCCGTCTGCTGTCCATCATTGTTGCCCGGCTCGTGCCCGAGGGCCCTGTCGTGATTGGCATGGATGATACAATCGAACGGCGTTGGGGCCAACGCATCGCCGCGCGTGGAATTTATCGTGACCCGGTGCGCTCCAGCCATGGCCACTTTGTCAAGGCCAGCGGCTTGAGATGGTTGAGCTTCATGGTTCTTTCACCTGTCCCATGGGCAAAATGTATTAAAGCCCTGCCGGTGCTGACGATCCTGTGTCCCTCTGAGCGCCATGATCAGAAGAAGGGCCGAAAGCACAAGCTGCTGACTGATTGGGCAAGGCAAGGCGTCTTGCAGCTTTGCCGCTGGCTGCCGGGCCGCGAAATCATCTTTGTCGGCGATAGCAGCTTTGCCGTTCATACACTGGCTGCGGCTCTTCCCGACACGGCCACTCTCATCACGCGGTTGCGTCTGGATGCCAGTCTCTTTGCTCCACCAGATCAACGGCACGAACATACGCTCGGGCGACCGGCGCAAAAAGGCAGGCCATTGCCGAAACTGAAAACGCTCCTCAAAGACGCAAAGACCGAGTGGCAGCGCATCGTCGCATCGTCCTGGTACGGCAAGCAAACCGACAAAACCCTTGATGTCACATCAGGAACCGGCCTCTGGTATCGGCGTGGAACGCCCCCAAGACCAATTCGCTGGGTTCTCGTTCGCGATCCATCAGGCCGTCGTGAACCCCAGGCGTTCATGAGCACCAACGTCAACCTTGAGCCCGCTCAGATCATTGCCTATTTCGTTCGGCGCTGGCAGATCGAGGTCACCTTCGCCGAAACGCGAGCGCATCTTGGCGTGGAAACCCAACGGCAGTGGAACGACAAAGCCATCATGCGCACGACCCCGTCGCTGCTGGCGCTCTACAGCCTCGTCACACTCTGGGCATGCGATCTGCTCGGTCATGGCGTCCTTCCCTATGCCGCCGCCTGGTACAAGAAAACAGAGTTCACCTTCTCCGATGCCATCGGTGCGGTTCGCATGATCCTGTGGGATCAGGATATTTATCGACAGCACCCGCCAGACCCGGACATTCCTGAAACTCAACCAAGCCGCCTCAAGCGGATGACACAAGCACTTTGCTTCGCTGCATAA
- a CDS encoding nucleotidyltransferase domain-containing protein produces the protein MLASNEIVRKSRLVPESVRKALIDLVSLGIVSSSGAGRSRVYCLNADHYFSSALSNLFKAESDRFTAILEAVRQSAAGEPFFSLFYYGSVARGEDRRDSDLDIGIVAQADELASIVERIREELRDASQRFGFLPNVVGLDFADIERLDKDSDPWWKSVISEAIVLSGKRPEDAIGFNGEGRG, from the coding sequence ATGCTGGCGTCCAACGAGATTGTTCGCAAAAGCCGGCTGGTTCCGGAAAGTGTACGAAAAGCGTTAATCGATCTCGTTTCGCTAGGGATCGTATCTTCGTCTGGGGCGGGGCGGTCGCGCGTGTACTGCTTGAATGCTGACCATTATTTCTCGTCAGCGCTATCGAATCTGTTCAAAGCCGAAAGCGACCGCTTTACTGCGATCTTGGAAGCAGTCCGGCAAAGCGCCGCCGGAGAGCCGTTCTTCAGTCTGTTCTACTACGGAAGTGTTGCCCGCGGAGAAGATAGACGGGATAGCGATCTGGACATTGGTATAGTCGCCCAAGCAGACGAACTTGCCTCCATAGTTGAACGAATCCGTGAGGAACTGAGGGATGCGTCGCAGAGATTTGGTTTTCTCCCTAATGTGGTCGGGCTGGACTTTGCCGATATCGAAAGACTAGATAAAGACTCGGATCCATGGTGGAAGAGCGTCATATCGGAAGCAATCGTCCTTTCTGGAAAGCGTCCCGAAGATGCGATCGGCTTCAATGGAGAGGGACGTGGTTAG
- a CDS encoding IS5 family transposase: MGKPRERRETGEQDLFRSRLDQIINMKHELVRLAQAIDWPVLEARFGTVYSDGAGMPPLPTRLMAGLAILKHTFSLSDEALCERWVENPYFQYLCGEEFFRHDLSFDRSSMTRWRQRMGEERIAALLQESLAVAVKTGAMKPQDTRQVIVDTTVQPKNVMFPTDAKLIHRARERLVRLAKKMGLDLRQTYLRVGKFALIQYQRYAHAKQFKRAGKALRKLKTYLGRIVRDIERQIAGDEQLDAIFKWSLYQAKTVIEQRQRQRGRKIYSLHADEVECIGKGKAHKPYEFGVKVSVATTLNRSKGGQFALHATALPGNPYDGHTLATVVPDMEKMIGNEVTRILADAGYRGHNAPESHKLRVFTSGQKRRLTPAIKRQMRRRSAVEPVIGHLKSEHRMDRNYLAGEQGHAVNAVLAAAGYNFSLLLRWFRQLLCLVAALISTSQSRSIPQLNV; the protein is encoded by the coding sequence ATGGGTAAACCACGCGAACGGCGCGAAACGGGTGAACAGGATTTGTTCCGATCCCGGCTGGACCAGATCATCAACATGAAGCACGAACTGGTGCGCCTGGCGCAGGCGATCGACTGGCCTGTGTTGGAAGCCCGCTTTGGGACGGTGTATTCGGACGGAGCGGGCATGCCGCCATTGCCGACGCGGCTGATGGCGGGGCTGGCCATTCTTAAGCACACGTTCAGCCTGTCGGACGAGGCCCTGTGCGAGCGCTGGGTGGAGAACCCCTATTTCCAGTACCTGTGCGGCGAGGAGTTCTTTCGGCACGACCTATCGTTCGACCGCTCCTCGATGACGCGCTGGCGGCAGCGCATGGGCGAGGAGCGGATCGCCGCGCTCTTGCAAGAGAGCCTGGCCGTGGCTGTCAAGACAGGCGCGATGAAGCCGCAGGATACGCGGCAGGTGATCGTGGACACGACCGTTCAACCGAAGAACGTCATGTTCCCGACGGATGCCAAGCTTATTCACCGGGCGCGCGAACGGTTGGTGCGGCTGGCGAAGAAAATGGGGCTGGATCTGCGCCAGACCTATCTTCGGGTCGGTAAATTCGCCCTGATCCAATACCAACGCTACGCTCATGCGAAGCAATTCAAACGGGCCGGCAAGGCACTGCGCAAGTTGAAGACCTATCTCGGCCGGATCGTTCGCGACATCGAGCGTCAGATCGCCGGTGACGAACAACTCGACGCGATCTTCAAATGGTCGCTCTATCAGGCAAAAACGGTCATCGAGCAGCGGCAACGTCAGCGTGGCCGCAAGATCTATAGCCTGCACGCCGACGAGGTCGAGTGCATTGGTAAAGGCAAGGCGCACAAGCCCTATGAGTTTGGAGTGAAGGTGTCCGTGGCCACAACACTGAACCGTTCAAAGGGCGGGCAGTTCGCTCTGCACGCGACGGCGCTGCCCGGCAATCCCTACGATGGCCACACGCTCGCGACCGTCGTTCCGGATATGGAAAAGATGATCGGCAACGAGGTCACCCGCATTCTGGCCGACGCTGGATACCGCGGCCACAATGCTCCCGAAAGTCACAAGCTGAGGGTCTTCACCAGCGGCCAGAAGCGCCGCCTCACGCCCGCCATCAAGCGCCAGATGCGACGACGATCGGCGGTCGAACCCGTCATTGGACACCTCAAGAGCGAACACAGAATGGACCGCAATTATCTCGCTGGCGAACAGGGGCATGCCGTCAATGCCGTTCTGGCCGCAGCCGGATACAACTTCTCCCTCCTGCTGCGATGGTTCAGACAGCTTTTGTGTCTGGTAGCCGCACTAATCTCCACGTCCCAGAGCCGATCGATACCGCAGCTCAATGTCTGA
- a CDS encoding cupin domain-containing protein — protein sequence MMSNSFVKAPQASAKVFFVLGDRIERRARLQGAWLNIFDTTVPPGSRTPLHRHASPEVFRIIEGRLTIRRATENGLEEFEAMAGNIVRIAANQAHAYSNPGPQTAVFSAIVDRDMAEFLEAAGSQEPPKATPSAETMERMKAAANAHGITILAA from the coding sequence ATGATGTCCAACTCATTTGTGAAAGCGCCCCAGGCGAGCGCGAAGGTTTTCTTCGTGCTGGGCGATCGGATCGAGCGACGCGCTCGTCTGCAGGGAGCCTGGCTCAACATCTTCGACACTACAGTGCCGCCGGGCAGCCGGACGCCACTGCACCGTCACGCGAGCCCCGAGGTCTTCCGGATCATCGAAGGCCGACTGACCATCCGCCGTGCGACGGAGAACGGCCTGGAAGAGTTCGAAGCCATGGCAGGCAACATCGTCCGCATCGCGGCGAACCAGGCGCACGCCTATTCCAATCCCGGCCCGCAGACGGCTGTCTTCTCGGCCATCGTCGACCGCGATATGGCGGAATTCCTTGAGGCTGCCGGCTCGCAGGAGCCGCCGAAGGCGACACCCTCCGCGGAAACGATGGAACGCATGAAGGCCGCGGCCAACGCCCACGGCATCACCATCCTGGCGGCCTGA